The genomic region TCATCGCATCCTGGGGCTGAAGTAGGTCCCAAGGGTTTGGCTGTTCGCCAATTAAAGCGGTACGCGAGCTGGGTTTAAAACGTCGTGAGACAGTTTGGTCCCTATCTTCTGTGGGCGTAGGATACTTGAGAAGAGTTGACCTTAGTACGAGAGGACCGGGTTGAACGTACCTCTGGTGTTCCAGTTGTTCCGCCAGGAGCAGTCGCTGGGTAGCTATGTACGGAAAGGATAACCGCTGAAAGCATCTAAGCGGGAAGCCTCCTTCAAGATTAGGTATCCCTGGGAGCAATCCCCTAAAGGCCCGTTGTAGACCACAACGTTGATAGGCCGGGTGTGTAAGTGCAGTAATGCATTCAGCTTACCGGTACTAATCGGCCGTGAGGCTTGACCATAAAAAATTCTTGGAGAGGGGGGTGGGTCTCCCACCCCCCGATCATAAACTGCTGATGCGTAAAACCTACAAAAACACGAAAATGCGATTGTTGAGAAATATATTGCGAGAGCCGTAAAGGTTCGAGCTAAGAGTTTCTCTGTGGCTATGCCGAGAGGGTCACACCCGTTCCCATCCCGAACACGGAAGTTAAGCCTCTCTGGGCCGATGGTACTGCACTGGTAACGGTGTGGGAGAGTAGGTCGCCGCAGGGAATTTAATAGAGAAGCCCCGTCAGGAATACCTGGCGGGGCTTTTCGCGTTCAGGAATCTGTGCTGACTGTCATAGACCCAGCTGGCTCAGATAGAGGGATTACATTGACACAGGCCAACTTATGATGTAACAATCGCAATATTTGCATGCATCCGGGGCAATCTATGTTCTTCAGAAAATACCTCTCTTCTTTGCGCAGCACCCATATCTTCATGGTCTGCTTCGGCCTTCTGATGGGGATCGTATTCCCATTCTATTCGTGGTTCTTCTTTGGTCGCCAGGCGTTCGCGCCGTTGTACGTCTTTGGCTGCATTGCCGCCGGTTTCATCGTGGGCAGCTTTTGCTACCACATAATCAAAGAAGCACTCAGGCTCTATGTCGAGCATCAGCTGCAAATCCTTGGCAGAATCACCAACGAGGCCTCCACTAAGGTAACACTTGACAAGGGTGACGAGCTCACGCAGCTCATGGATTGCAACGAGGCCCTGATGAACAGGGTGCTGGTCATGGTGGAAAATGTCTCGCGGCTGGCCGCCGACATATCTGCCAGGCAGGCACGGCTTAGCTCTGATTTCAGCAGGACAGTGCATAACAACGTGCAGCAGGCCGCCAAAGAGAAGGAGACAATCAGGGCCGTTGATGACATGAATGCTTTCTTCAAGGACCTGCTTCGCGAAATCAAGGACATCGCTTCACGAACTGATGAGCGTGCTTCCATATCGACCGAAATGAGCGCCGCCACCGACGCCATTGCCCTCAGCATCCAGGAGTATTCCGCATCCGTCATGGAAACCTCTGCTTCTATCGAGGAGATGGCGACCAGCATCAAAGGGACCTCGACCAACATCGAGGCGCTCACCGCGTCAACGGAGCAGACCTTTAACTCCATCAACGCCATTGGCAGTTCCATCACGGATATTCGCGACAAGGCTCGTCGCACTTTTGACTGCTCGGATAAGGTTCGGGTCCAGGCAGTTGAAGGCATGGAGGCGATGGCTGCGACTCTCGCTGCGATGGGCGAGATTGAGGATCACAGCGACCGGTCCGTCAATGCAATAAACAGGCTTTCTTCGCATTCCTTGCGGGTGGGAGAATTCCTGGAGGTGATAAAGGAAGTGGTCACGCAGACGAACCTTCTCTCCCTGAACGCATCCATTATCGCAGCGCAGGCTGGCGACCGCGGCAAGGCGTTTGCCGTCGTCGCTGAAGAGGTCCGCGCCCTCGCAAAGAGAACTTCTGCATCTACTGATGAAATAGAGGAGTTGGTAGGCAACATACAGAAAGAAACAGTTGCGGCAGAAACCGCGGCCAGGCTTGGCAAGGAAAAGGTCGCCGAAGGGGTGAAGGTCTCAGAAAAGGCTGATGCAGCCTTGCACCGGATAGAAGAAAGTGCGGCGGAGGCTTCCAGGATGGTCCAGCAGATCGCCGCAGCCACCGACGAGCAGGCGTCCGGAAGCAGGTTGATAACCGAAGAAGCCGAGAAGAACCTGTCTCGCGTGAAGCAGTTCAGGCGGGCCATCCAGGAGGAGGAGACCGGAGCACAGCTCATCGTCCGCAGCCTGGACCGGATGCGCAGCTTGTCCGAAAAGATCACCCACTCAACAGACGAGCAGGCACGAGGCAACCGCCTATACCTGAAGAGTGTCCAGGATGACAACGACAAGGTCAAAAGGTTGAAGGAGACCTGCATGGAGCAGATTGCCATCGGGGAAATGCTGCGCAACGATGTAGCCGAGGTGGACCAGTTGATAGAAGGCACCGCTGAAGAAGCAAAAACGATGCTCGGTGAGATCGAGACCATCAGCAACCTGATCAACGACATGCACCGCGAAATGGAGAGCTTCAGGAAGTTGTAGTACCTGCGGCTGTCTCAGCGAATTGAAAGCCCCGCCAGAGAGATCCGGCGGGGCTTTTTAGCGTCTGCATCCGCTGGGTGGGACACTCTTTTGCTGCTCCCTCCCACGCGACTCTTCGCCTTCTTGGTGCGCCTTGACAATGAAGTCTCATCTTGTAGATTATTACAGGCCAATGTTGCTGGCCCCACAATCACAAATTCCATTCTTTCTGGATTCCCGCCAAAAATAAGCTATCTAGCAGCAGAGCGCATTAGTCAATGTCGTAAGTGAGGGCGTTATGAAGGACCCGCGCCGAAAGGACATAGCGACTTTTCTTGCCGCGGCAGTGCTGATACTGTTGTCATATCTCCCTGCAACGGTAGGCGCTACTACTGGCGATGTCACAGACGCTGCAGTGCAGGTACGCCAAGATAGTATCCGCAACAGCAACACCAACCCAAGCACCCAGCAGGGGAGTTCGCTGTTTCTTTGGCGAGAACCTCAGTTCGAATCTCGAACGGTGTTGGCGCAGTTGCAAGGGCCGGATCCGTCCGAGCCCAAGGGGCAGTTGAAGACGGTTTTGTCCTGGGAGACCGGAGAGGGAAAGAGCTACCTTGTCCCGGCACTCGAGATACCGGGTTTCATCGTGCTCTTGAATGGCTTCGACCGGTTGGTTCTCAACGACAAGGAGAAGGACGGCAAAAAGGTATACTCCACCAACCTCTCCACCATCTGGGAGCACCTGCACCGGCAGAACTGGACCTTCGACCAGGACTCATTCAAGGTAAACCAGTTCGGGCACCCTTACGAGGGCGCCACTATGTACGGGCTGGCACGCTCGTCTGGACTTAACTTCTGGCAGTCGCTTGTGTACAGCAACGTCGGGAGCTTTCTCTGGGAAATGGCAGGGGAAACGTCGCGTCCATCCATAAACGACCAGATCACCACAGGCAACGCAGGTAGTCTTCTGGGCGAGGCGCTCTTCCGCATGGCAGGACTGGTGCTGGAGGACGCCGGCCCGAATCCCGCGCTGGGACACCAACTCGCAGCGGCAGCAATATCGCCTCCCACCGCTTTCAACCGTCTTGCCTTCGGGGAAAGGTTCAAGGAGGTCTACCCGAATCACCAGCCGGCGACTCTCTGGCGCTGCATGGCTGGGGGAAGCGCCAACGTGCACTCCCACAACCTGAGCCCAGTCGTCCAGCCGTCGAGCCGGGACGGCAACGCCATTGCCGAGTTCGCCATGGCGTATGGACTTCCCGGCAAACCAGGGTACAGCTACAACCGTCCGCTTGACTATTTCGATTTCCAGATCTCCACCCGCGCCAGAACCCACAACCTGGTCGAGTCGCTCACCATCAGGGGACTGCTCAAAGGGACCGATTACCACGTAGGGGAAGACTACCGCGGTATCTGGGGGCTGTACGGAAGCTATGACTACATTTCGCCCTACCTGTTTCGCGTTTCCAGCACTGCGCTTTCACTAGGAACGACGGGGCAGTATTGGGCCGCTCCCGGCATTGCCGTCCAGGGTACGGTCATGGGCGGGGTCGGTTTCGGGGCCACCGGCCTAGAGACAGACGTCGCCGAGGAAAGGGGTTATCACTTCGGCGCCACTCCCCAAGGACTCCTCGCTTTGGGCGTGCTGCTTGGGGACAAGACGATCCTAGATGTAAGCAGCCGGGGGTACTATGTAAGCGCGCTGGGCCCTGACAAATTGAAAGGGTCCGAATTCGTTTTCAGGGGGGCGGCTGCGTTGACCGTAAGGATATATGGTCACCACGCCGTGGGGCTGCACTATTCCGAGTCGATCCGGGACACAAACTATGCTAATATACCGTCGCGGTACCGGTCCGAAGGCACATTGAGCCTCGTCTACACCTTTCTCAGTGACATTAACCTGGGAGCAGTTGAGTGGCGAGATGCCTACCAACGCTGACACAGGGTGCTCCATATCAATTTTAAGAAGCGAGGTAACCAGATGAAATTCCTTAAGTCGTTCCTTCTCTCCATGCTTGTCACAATTCCACTCATGTCAGGTTGTGCAGTCAACAAGTCGTCAGTGGGCGGCTTCAACCTCGTTTCTGTTGAGGAAGAGAAGCAGCTGGGTGACAAATTCGCTGTCGAGATTGAAAAACAGCACAAGGTGGTAAACGACCCGCAACTGCAGAGCTACATCGAGGGCGTGGGGAAGAAGCTGCTGACTGGGGTGAGGACGGTGGAATTCCCGTACACCTTCCAGGTGGTGCAGGATGAGACCATCAACGCCTTTGCCATCCCCGGGGGGCACACCTATGTCAACACAGGGCTCATCAAGGCCGCGGGAAGCGAAACCGAGCTGGCAGCCGTCATCGCGCACGAGATAAACCACGTGGTCGCCAGGCATTCGACCCGGCAGATGACGCAGCAGTACGGTTATCAGCTCGTCACGAGCCTGCTGTTGGGGGGGAGCCAGGGTGAGCTCTCCAAGCTGGCCGCAGACATGTTCGGGAAGGCCGGGACCATGTACTACAGCCGCGAGATGGAGAGCCAGGCTGACTACCTGGGCGTCGAGACCATGTACAAGGCCGGGTACAACCCGCAGGGGATGGTGACCTTCTTCAAGAAGCTGGCCGCGACGGGTGAGAGCAATCCAGGCAGCATAGCGCGTTTCTTTTCGTCGCACCCGGAGACGGTGGAGAGGATAAAGGCGATCCAGGGGGAGATATCCACCCTGCCGCCCAAGACCTACCTGCCCGATTCGACCTCGGCATTCAGCCAGGCAAAGGCGAGGGCCCAGAAATACTAGCTTTCGGCTATCCGTTTTGATTGAGCTTCAAAGATCCCCTGTAGAGGCTTGCGGGGGATTTGTTTTAACCGCTTGCGCGGGACTGCCACCGAGAACTGGAGATCAAATGTCTGATGCAATCCGTGGGTTGGAACCCGAATCCTTCTGGCGCTGTTTCGCAGAAATAGCGAGGATCCCGAGGCCGTCAGGTCACGAGGCAAGAATAGGTGCCTTCATCCTGGACCGGGCCAGGAAACTGGGTCTCGAAGCGGTGCAGGATGACTGCGGCAACATCGTGGTGAGGAAACCCGCCTCGCCGGGCAAGGAGAAGGTCGCCGGCATCTGCCTGCAGTCCCACCTCGACATGGTGTGCGAGAAGAATGCGGACAAGGTGCACGACTTCCTGAACGACCCGATCGAACTGGTACGCAGGGATCAGGTGATAACGGCAAACGGCACCACGCTGGGCGCTGATAACGGGGTCGGTGTTGCCGCCTCCCTCGCGCTCATGGAAGAGGGTTCCCTGCGGCACGGGCCGCTGGAATTCCTGTTCACGGTGGAGGAAGAGACGGGACTGACCGGCGCCAAGAACCTGAGCCCTGCCCTGGTGCGTAGCAGGACCCTCCTCAACCTGGACTCGGAGGAAGAAGGGGCCCTCTACATCGGGTGCGCGGGGGGCAAGGATACGGTGGGATGCTGGAGTTTTGACGCGGAGGCGGCACCGGCGGATGCCGTTGCGCTGGCTGTCGCCGTGAAGGGGCTAAGAGGCGGACATTCCGGATTGGAGATAGACAAGGGGCTGGGAAACGCCATCAAGCTGTTGAACCGCGCGCTCTGCGGGCTCTCCGAAATGGGGGCTAGGGTCGTTGCTATGAACGGGGGGAACATGCGCAACGCCATTCCCCGCGAGGCAGCGGCGAAGCTCTATCTGCCTGCAGCGAATTTGGCGCAGGCCGAGGCGCTGGTGTCGGAACTGGACCTGGTATTCAGGAAGGAACTGGGGACGATCGACCCGGGCGTCAAGCTGACCATAAGCCGTGAAGATCTGGGGGGGGCGAAGGTCATCGGGGCGGCGGTGCAGGAGAAGCTCCTCAAGGCCGTCTCCGCGCTCCCCAGCGGCGTTCAGCGCATGAGCCACGACATCACTGGGCTGGTGGAAACCTCCACCAATGTCAGCGTGATCAGCACCAGCGAGGGCGGCGTCACCCTGGTCACCAGCCAGCGCAGTTCCTCTGCCTCACGGTTGAGGGAAGTGGTCGAGAGCGTCGAGTCTATATTCGAGTTGGGCGGCGCGATGGTGGAGGTGAGCGAGGGGTATCCGGGATGGCAGCCGAACGTCGACTCGGCGATCCTGAAACTGGCACAGGATAGTTACCGGGCGCTCTACGGCCGGGACGCGGAAGTTAAGGCCATCCACGCCGGCCTGGAATGCGGCATCATCGGGGAGCGGATTCCTGGAATGGACATGGTTTCGCTGGGGCCCAACATGGAAAAAGTGCACTCTCCGGAGGAGAAGGTCTACATCGACAGCGTGGCAAAGTTCTGGAACTTCCTGTTGGAGATTTTGAAGACCGCCCAGTGAGAATCTAACGGGATTCATGGTCCGATCCGTTCCTGACCTCACAGACGAAGGCGATGACCAGCGGGACGATGGCGTTGGTGCCCGATATCAGCACACGCTGGGTCATCTCCCGGCATCTCTGCCCGATTCTACATTCCAAAGAGACGTCATGCAGGCCGGCGCGGCACTGGAAAACTTTCAGTGTCTCGCCGGTTTTGTTTTCCCCCTGGTACAGCCCGTCGACTGAGACTCTTCCCCTGCGCAGACAGGAGACGGTGAAGAACTCCATGGCAACTCCTTTGGGCTTATATTGGAAAAATTTTAAATATCCAGTATCGCCTGCTGGTTCGGGAGTGCAAGGGGACAACTTCGGGGGCTAGGGGCTAGGGGCTAGGGGCTAGGGGCTGGGAACTGGGAACTGGGAACTGGGAACTGGGAACTGGGAACTGGGAACGGGGAACGGGGAACGGGGAACGGGGCTATAGGGTTTCTACCTTCAACCCCTCGCCGGGGGCGGAACGGTAGATGAAGGTGAACTCTACCGCGGCTTCGCCACAGGGGGTGCTGCGATAATCCCGGGCGAACCGGCGCCGGTAATACCTGACACGTTCCCCGGACTTGGCCGCAAGCCCCGCGGGTACTCCCTGTTCACCCTTGTCAACGTTGGCTGTGAAGAAACTGGGGCACTGGCCGCCGGGATAGCCGATCATACAGTGGTCGAAGCAGAGGGCGTCACGAAAGAGCTCCAGCTCCTCTCCCGCGAGCCGACTGCAGCCAAAACGCCAGACGGATTCGAACAAGAGGTTCAGCGACACGTTTGCCAAGAGACCTTCGCTTTCGAAGAACTCCGCGGCATCCGCAAAAACCTGTGCCATCTCCTTACCGGCGCACAGCTGACGCAGCGAAGCTGCGAACCTGCCGCTGTTGTATAGGAGGTCCAGGAGGCGGCTGATGGCCTCTATGCGGCGAATGTCGGTGAAGCTGAGCCACGGTGTTCGCAGCACCTTGTAGGGCGCCGCTTCGGCATAGGCATACCCTTCCTTGCGGGCGATGCCTCGCATTGCTGTCCCCTTCAGAACCTTGAGCGGCTCGACCTGGATGTGGTTTCCCCCCAGCTCGAAAAGCCCCTGCAGGGATTCCAGGAAACCTTCCAGCGATTCCCCGGGAAGACCCGCGACCAGATCCAGGTGGACCGTCACCCTGGTCCTCTCTATGACTGCCCTGACGTTTCGATACAGCTTGTCCAGGCTCGACTTCCGTTGCACCTTGGCGAGGGTCTTTTCGCCACCTGACTGCACGCCGATCTCGAAGCGGAACATCCCGGCCGGCACCTCCGCAAGGAGCGCCAGGTTTTCCTCGGTGAGAAGCTCGGCGGCGATCTCGAAGTGAAACTTGCTGGACTTGTTCTCGGCGAGGATCAAGCGCCAGATGGCGTTGGCTCTTTGGGCGTCGAAGTTGAAGGTCCGGTCCGCAAGCTTCACGGTCTGGACCTCCTTATCCATGAGCAGGCGCAGGTCTGCTTCGATTCGCTCCATGGAAAAGGAGCGGACCCCATTCTCCAGGGAGGACATGCAGAAGGCGCAGGAGAAAGGACAGCCGCGGGAAGTCTCGTAGTAGACCAGCGGCTTGCCTAGGTCCACGAGCCCGGAGGCAAAGGGGGAGGGGATGGAGTCCAGCTTTGCTATCGTTCCGCGCTCCGGGTTGGCGACCACCTCGTCATGATCCCGATAGGTGATCCCCGGTATATCCTCAAGCGGCATGCCGCCGTTTAGGGCCTCCAAGAGCTCCCGGCAGCTCTCCTCTCCCTCTCCACGCACGATGCAGTCTACGGCGCCGTTGCGCCCCATGATCTCGAAAGATCCGTAGGAGACCTCGGGGCCGCCCAGGACGATGAAGGTGCCGGGAAGAAGCTGCTTCAGGTCGGAAGCAAGCTTCAAGGTGAGATCGGTATTCCAGATGTAGCAGGAGAAGAGCAGGACGTCCGGCGCCTCGGCGAACAGCTTCGCGAGGAGTTGGTCCTGCTGCTCGTTCACCGTGAGCTCGAGGATTCGGAACTCCATCCCCGGGAGGTCGGCGCAGGCTGAGGCGAGATAGGGAAGGGCCAGCGAGGCATGGACGTACTTTGCGTGCAGCGTGGAGAGCAGGATCTTCATGGGCGGGGATTGTAGCCGATACTGGAGATATTTGCCACGGAAAGTACGAGATGAAGCTCTTGTTCCCCTTCTTCTTGCCGGGGGAGGCGATTTTTGCTACTGTGCCTCTTTGCAACAGATTAAGGCGGAGGTGCTGTCAGCGCACCTTCCATCGGGATAGATATGAAAACGAAACGACTTCCTAAGCTCCTCTACGCCGACGGCCAGGGGAACATTTACGATCACCCGTACCTGACCATGGCCGGGATGAGCGCCAACGAAGCGGTGCTCCCGGAATCGGTGGAACTGATCCCCCTGCCGGAGGACAGCCGGCTTTTCACCATACCGGATACCCCCCCGATCGCCTGGGACGAGCGGCAGGGGAGCTTCGTCACCGTGAGCCGCGTCAAGGAGGGAAGGCGCAGCATCCCGGTTCAGGCCGTATCCGCCTTCATGGCGCCGGGGTACATGCGGACGCTCTTGCCCGCCTGCGACTACAGCCAGAAGAAGGTGCACCTGCCGCTTTGGTCCTACACTGCCGTCGGCTGGGACGAGGAGACGGAGCGCTTCGTGGTGGCCGCGACGCGGGTGGACGACAACGAGAACTGGCTCCCCAAGAACTACGACGATAGAAAGCTCGATCCCCTGGTGCGCCGCATGCTGGCGCAGTTCCCCAAAAACAGGCTCATCGAGCAGCTCTCCCGCTGTGCCGTGGACTATCACTGCTTCGCCGCCAAGAACCTTTTCTTCCGCAGATGGGAGGCGCCGATTCCGACCTCGCCGGTCTGCAATTCCCGCTGCCTTGGCTGCATCAGCCTCCAGCCCTCGGACTGCTGCCCCTCGAACCACGAGCGGATTCCCTTTGTGCCTACGCCGGAGGAGATCGTCGAGTTGATGCTGCCGCACCTTCTGGAAGCGCCCGAGCCGATCGTCTCCTACGGGCAGGGGTGCGAGGGGGATCCCATCATGCAGGCGGACACGGTGGCCGAGGCGACGAGGAGGCTCAAGGCGGGGAGTTCGCGCGGGACGGTGAACTTCAACTCCAACGGTTCCATGCCGGAGCGGGTCAGGATGCTTTGCGACGCGGGGATGGACTCGATGCGCTTTTCCATGAACTCGGTCCAGGAGAAATTCTACAACGGCTACTATCGTCCAACGGGGTACCGCTTCGCGGACGTGGTCGAGTCGGTGAAGGCCGCCAAGCAGAAGGGGCTTTTCACCATGATCAACTACCTGGTCTCCCCTGGCGTGACCGACAGCCCTTCCGAGGTGGAGGCTCTGCTGAAATTCATCGAAGCGACCGGCGTGGACATGCTGCAGATGAGGAACCTCTCCATCGATCCCGCTTTCTATAACGAGCGGATGGGAGTTGAAGAGCGGGGGATCGGCATGTACCGGATGCTGCAGCAGGTGAAGAAGGAGTTTCCGAAGATCCAGTACGGCTACTTCAACCGCACCAAAGAAAGGTTCTATCCGGAAGGGTATGAGAAGGGGTGGCCGATTAAAGGCAAAAGGCGGGGCTAGGGACTGGGGGCTAGGGAAAGGCAAAGGCAAAGGCAAAGGCAAAGGCAAAGGCAAAGGCAAAGGCAAAGGCAAAGGCAAAGGCAAAGGCAAAGGCAAAGGCAAAGGCAAAGGCAAAGGCGGGACTGAGGATTGGTTTTTCTAGCCCCTAGCCCCTGCCCCCTAGCCCCTACCTCATTTCAGCAGCGGCTCCAGTCTTTTCAGGTCGAAGCCTTCCACCACCCTGCCGTAGATGACAAAGGTGGGGGTGGAGGTCATCTTGTTGGCGCGGGCGATCTCTTCGTGCTCTTTTTGTAGTTTCTTCCCTTTCGCGGTGATCTTAGACAGCTTCTTCATATCGAAATCGTCGGAGGTCACTTCACGCATCGCTTTTGCCTTATCTCTGGCGGAAAGTATGTACTGCACCTTGCCCTTGGAGTCAGGGTGCCTGGCCAGGGGCATGAAGAAGATGTAGCGGGTGACGTCGCTTCTCTTCTGAAAATACGCCTCGGCTTTACGGCAGAAGGGACAGTCGGGATCGGTAAACTCGATCACCATGATATTTCCACTTCCCACCTTCACGGCCTTGTCCAGATCCAGATCGCTTTGCGCGAAAGCTGTTGTCACCAACAGCGACACCAGTATCAGGACCGCCATTCCAACCAGCTGTTTCAGACCATGTAGAGTTATCTTATTCATCGCCACCTCTTATCTCGAAACCGGTGAACTCTCCGGAATACTCACCCTTCTGCTCGCTCAATTCGTCCACCCGGGCCAGTTCGGGCCCTCTCCGACACCACTCAACCATCGCCTCCACATCGTCCGACTCCCCCTCGAAGCATGCCTTGACCGAGCCGTCGGAGAGGTTAGCCACCCACCCCGAGACCCTGTGCCTCGTTGCAGCGCGCATCGTGTGGTAACGAAAGGAGACGCCCTGGACTCTCCCCCGCACTATGACGGTCGATCTTGTCTTCACTTTTGCCCCAGTTCCTTCGATCTGGCGACGCAGACGTCCACGGCGTTGATGGTGGCGGCGCGGAACCCGTCCCGGTCGAGGGAATGCATGGCGGCAATGGTGGTACCACCCGGGGAAGCCACGT from Citrifermentans bremense harbors:
- a CDS encoding methyl-accepting chemotaxis protein; translated protein: MFFRKYLSSLRSTHIFMVCFGLLMGIVFPFYSWFFFGRQAFAPLYVFGCIAAGFIVGSFCYHIIKEALRLYVEHQLQILGRITNEASTKVTLDKGDELTQLMDCNEALMNRVLVMVENVSRLAADISARQARLSSDFSRTVHNNVQQAAKEKETIRAVDDMNAFFKDLLREIKDIASRTDERASISTEMSAATDAIALSIQEYSASVMETSASIEEMATSIKGTSTNIEALTASTEQTFNSINAIGSSITDIRDKARRTFDCSDKVRVQAVEGMEAMAATLAAMGEIEDHSDRSVNAINRLSSHSLRVGEFLEVIKEVVTQTNLLSLNASIIAAQAGDRGKAFAVVAEEVRALAKRTSASTDEIEELVGNIQKETVAAETAARLGKEKVAEGVKVSEKADAALHRIEESAAEASRMVQQIAAATDEQASGSRLITEEAEKNLSRVKQFRRAIQEEETGAQLIVRSLDRMRSLSEKITHSTDEQARGNRLYLKSVQDDNDKVKRLKETCMEQIAIGEMLRNDVAEVDQLIEGTAEEAKTMLGEIETISNLINDMHREMESFRKL
- a CDS encoding DUF3943 domain-containing protein → MKTVLSWETGEGKSYLVPALEIPGFIVLLNGFDRLVLNDKEKDGKKVYSTNLSTIWEHLHRQNWTFDQDSFKVNQFGHPYEGATMYGLARSSGLNFWQSLVYSNVGSFLWEMAGETSRPSINDQITTGNAGSLLGEALFRMAGLVLEDAGPNPALGHQLAAAAISPPTAFNRLAFGERFKEVYPNHQPATLWRCMAGGSANVHSHNLSPVVQPSSRDGNAIAEFAMAYGLPGKPGYSYNRPLDYFDFQISTRARTHNLVESLTIRGLLKGTDYHVGEDYRGIWGLYGSYDYISPYLFRVSSTALSLGTTGQYWAAPGIAVQGTVMGGVGFGATGLETDVAEERGYHFGATPQGLLALGVLLGDKTILDVSSRGYYVSALGPDKLKGSEFVFRGAAALTVRIYGHHAVGLHYSESIRDTNYANIPSRYRSEGTLSLVYTFLSDINLGAVEWRDAYQR
- a CDS encoding M48 family metallopeptidase → MKFLKSFLLSMLVTIPLMSGCAVNKSSVGGFNLVSVEEEKQLGDKFAVEIEKQHKVVNDPQLQSYIEGVGKKLLTGVRTVEFPYTFQVVQDETINAFAIPGGHTYVNTGLIKAAGSETELAAVIAHEINHVVARHSTRQMTQQYGYQLVTSLLLGGSQGELSKLAADMFGKAGTMYYSREMESQADYLGVETMYKAGYNPQGMVTFFKKLAATGESNPGSIARFFSSHPETVERIKAIQGEISTLPPKTYLPDSTSAFSQAKARAQKY
- a CDS encoding aminoacyl-histidine dipeptidase → MSDAIRGLEPESFWRCFAEIARIPRPSGHEARIGAFILDRARKLGLEAVQDDCGNIVVRKPASPGKEKVAGICLQSHLDMVCEKNADKVHDFLNDPIELVRRDQVITANGTTLGADNGVGVAASLALMEEGSLRHGPLEFLFTVEEETGLTGAKNLSPALVRSRTLLNLDSEEEGALYIGCAGGKDTVGCWSFDAEAAPADAVALAVAVKGLRGGHSGLEIDKGLGNAIKLLNRALCGLSEMGARVVAMNGGNMRNAIPREAAAKLYLPAANLAQAEALVSELDLVFRKELGTIDPGVKLTISREDLGGAKVIGAAVQEKLLKAVSALPSGVQRMSHDITGLVETSTNVSVISTSEGGVTLVTSQRSSSASRLREVVESVESIFELGGAMVEVSEGYPGWQPNVDSAILKLAQDSYRALYGRDAEVKAIHAGLECGIIGERIPGMDMVSLGPNMEKVHSPEEKVYIDSVAKFWNFLLEILKTAQ
- a CDS encoding B12-binding domain-containing radical SAM protein: MKILLSTLHAKYVHASLALPYLASACADLPGMEFRILELTVNEQQDQLLAKLFAEAPDVLLFSCYIWNTDLTLKLASDLKQLLPGTFIVLGGPEVSYGSFEIMGRNGAVDCIVRGEGEESCRELLEALNGGMPLEDIPGITYRDHDEVVANPERGTIAKLDSIPSPFASGLVDLGKPLVYYETSRGCPFSCAFCMSSLENGVRSFSMERIEADLRLLMDKEVQTVKLADRTFNFDAQRANAIWRLILAENKSSKFHFEIAAELLTEENLALLAEVPAGMFRFEIGVQSGGEKTLAKVQRKSSLDKLYRNVRAVIERTRVTVHLDLVAGLPGESLEGFLESLQGLFELGGNHIQVEPLKVLKGTAMRGIARKEGYAYAEAAPYKVLRTPWLSFTDIRRIEAISRLLDLLYNSGRFAASLRQLCAGKEMAQVFADAAEFFESEGLLANVSLNLLFESVWRFGCSRLAGEELELFRDALCFDHCMIGYPGGQCPSFFTANVDKGEQGVPAGLAAKSGERVRYYRRRFARDYRSTPCGEAAVEFTFIYRSAPGEGLKVETL
- a CDS encoding radical SAM protein, yielding MKTKRLPKLLYADGQGNIYDHPYLTMAGMSANEAVLPESVELIPLPEDSRLFTIPDTPPIAWDERQGSFVTVSRVKEGRRSIPVQAVSAFMAPGYMRTLLPACDYSQKKVHLPLWSYTAVGWDEETERFVVAATRVDDNENWLPKNYDDRKLDPLVRRMLAQFPKNRLIEQLSRCAVDYHCFAAKNLFFRRWEAPIPTSPVCNSRCLGCISLQPSDCCPSNHERIPFVPTPEEIVELMLPHLLEAPEPIVSYGQGCEGDPIMQADTVAEATRRLKAGSSRGTVNFNSNGSMPERVRMLCDAGMDSMRFSMNSVQEKFYNGYYRPTGYRFADVVESVKAAKQKGLFTMINYLVSPGVTDSPSEVEALLKFIEATGVDMLQMRNLSIDPAFYNERMGVEERGIGMYRMLQQVKKEFPKIQYGYFNRTKERFYPEGYEKGWPIKGKRRG
- a CDS encoding DsbC family protein — protein: MNKITLHGLKQLVGMAVLILVSLLVTTAFAQSDLDLDKAVKVGSGNIMVIEFTDPDCPFCRKAEAYFQKRSDVTRYIFFMPLARHPDSKGKVQYILSARDKAKAMREVTSDDFDMKKLSKITAKGKKLQKEHEEIARANKMTSTPTFVIYGRVVEGFDLKRLEPLLK
- a CDS encoding acylphosphatase, which gives rise to MKTRSTVIVRGRVQGVSFRYHTMRAATRHRVSGWVANLSDGSVKACFEGESDDVEAMVEWCRRGPELARVDELSEQKGEYSGEFTGFEIRGGDE